A stretch of the Salmo salar chromosome ssa20, Ssal_v3.1, whole genome shotgun sequence genome encodes the following:
- the LOC106580408 gene encoding uncharacterized protein isoform X1 yields the protein MARGGTECDSPVVHGERECHTMQKLKFAQKTSTLPIKSHALPTCTDDDDGPIVWGFSEERPINKIGKSIKQSQKWYNNAELKQSLMETGVENGVEEKASIANGESSGGNVEELKGDIAENELEEKSDASVVQVEYVDDKACVEYREGDGLATGGVEEVIEIAAEVEYEDGMRAEMKGGKGTDRYESGEAVVAVMSEIEEKDAEGKRILEKEDKVAPKRKNIRKRRRSAKLQRDKEANSSASFVETVLSWLLTVFLWWQAFSSRKFPLSIWIVFLIFMSRMPCGVEGLFIDTSNDHWNVSCIACKSPGCAVNKIWCGEDELLKGLQIPPCTSIPQKPKTACHHDGRAYVLMDKEVECNMEYLANYVSSEKTECPPLLEAIQGIYSNNTLSPPPLNGSSSVGVIVTSVLCSVGVIVIVVYLIRHKHQGASRNQDEETEMSALNNGTNQNGGPANRDNNEEVAVNMLEGP from the exons ATGGCACGTGGTGGTACTGAATGCGATAGCCCTGTGGTGCATGGGGAGAGGGAATGCCATACCATGCAGAAACTCAA ATTTGCACAGAAAACGAGTACATTGCCTATAAAGAGCCATGCGTTGCCGACCTGCACCGATGATGATGATGGCCCTATAGTTTGGGGGTTTTCTGAAGAACGACCCATAAATAAAATAGGGAAATCAATAAAGCAGAGTCAGAAATGGTATAACAATGCAGAGCTAAAGCAGAGCCTTATGGAGACTGGGGTAGAGAATGGTGTAGAGGAAAAGGCAAGCATTGCAAATGGGGAAAGTAGTGGAGGGAATGTTGAAGAGTTGAAGGGGGATATAGCTGAAAATGAACTGGAGGAAAAGAGTGATGCTTCAGTTGTCCAAGTAGAGTATGTGGATGACAAAGcctgtgtggagtacagagagggagatggtctTGCCACAGGGGGAGTAGAGGAAGTGATTGAGATAGCTGCTGAGGTGGAGTATGAAGATGGAATGAGAGCTGAAATGAAAGGGGGAAAGGGGACAGACCGTTATGAGTCAGGGGAGGCGGTCGTCGCTGTGATGAGTGAGATTGAAGAGAAAGATGCAGAGGGAAAACGCATCCTAGAGAAAGAAGACAAGGTGGCTCCCAAGAGGAAGAATATAAGGAAACGCAGGCGATCAGCCAAACTTCAACGTGACAAAGAGGCAAATTCCAGTGCTTCCTTTGTAGAGACCGTTCTCTCATGGCTGTTGACAGTTTTCCTATGGTGGCAGGCCTTCTCATCAAGGAAGTTCCCCTTGTCCATAT GGATTGTATTTTTGATATTCATGTCCAGGATGCCATGTGGCGTTGAGGGTCTCTTTATTGATACAAGCAACG ATCACTGGAACGTGTCATGCATTGCCTGTAAGAGTCCTGGATGTGCTGTGAATAAGATATGGTGTGGGGAGGATGAGCTGTTGAAGGGTTTACAGATTCCACCCTGCACAAGCATTCCTCAAAAGCCGAAGACTGCTTGCCACCATGATGGTCGGGCATATGTGCTTATGGATAAGGAGGTCGAGTGTAATATGGAATATTTGGCTAACTATGTCTCCTCTGAGAAGACAG AGTGTCCACCATTGTTGGAGGCTATTCAAGGTATATACA GCAACAACACTTTGTCACCCCCACCTCTCAATG GTTCATCATCTGTAGGCGTCATTGTCACTTCAGTTCTTT GCTCTGTTGGTGTCATTGTCATTGTCGTctatttgatcag ACACAAGCATCAGGGTGCCAGTAGAAACCA AGATGAAGAGACTGAGATGAGCGCTCTGAACAACGGTACCAATCAGAATGGAGGTCCTGCCAATAG AGACAATAATGAAGAGGTGGCTGTGAACATGCTTGAGGGCCCCTGA
- the LOC106580408 gene encoding uncharacterized protein isoform X2: MARGGTECDSPVVHGERECHTMQKLKFAQKTSTLPIKSHALPTCTDDDDGPIVWGFSEERPINKIGKSIKQSQKWYNNAELKQSLMETGVENGVEEKASIANGESSGGNVEELKGDIAENELEEKSDASVVQVEYVDDKACVEYREGDGLATGGVEEVIEIAAEVEYEDGMRAEMKGGKGTDRYESGEAVVAVMSEIEEKDAEGKRILEKEDKVAPKRKNIRKRRRSAKLQRDKEANSSASFVETVLSWLLTVFLWWQAFSSRKFPLSIWIVFLIFMSRMPCGVEGLFIDTSNDHWNVSCIACKSPGCAVNKIWCGEDELLKGLQIPPCTSIPQKPKTACHHDGRAYVLMDKEVECNMEYLANYVSSEKTECPPLLEAIQGNNTLSPPPLNGSSSVGVIVTSVLCSVGVIVIVVYLIRHKHQGASRNQDEETEMSALNNGTNQNGGPANRDNNEEVAVNMLEGP, encoded by the exons ATGGCACGTGGTGGTACTGAATGCGATAGCCCTGTGGTGCATGGGGAGAGGGAATGCCATACCATGCAGAAACTCAA ATTTGCACAGAAAACGAGTACATTGCCTATAAAGAGCCATGCGTTGCCGACCTGCACCGATGATGATGATGGCCCTATAGTTTGGGGGTTTTCTGAAGAACGACCCATAAATAAAATAGGGAAATCAATAAAGCAGAGTCAGAAATGGTATAACAATGCAGAGCTAAAGCAGAGCCTTATGGAGACTGGGGTAGAGAATGGTGTAGAGGAAAAGGCAAGCATTGCAAATGGGGAAAGTAGTGGAGGGAATGTTGAAGAGTTGAAGGGGGATATAGCTGAAAATGAACTGGAGGAAAAGAGTGATGCTTCAGTTGTCCAAGTAGAGTATGTGGATGACAAAGcctgtgtggagtacagagagggagatggtctTGCCACAGGGGGAGTAGAGGAAGTGATTGAGATAGCTGCTGAGGTGGAGTATGAAGATGGAATGAGAGCTGAAATGAAAGGGGGAAAGGGGACAGACCGTTATGAGTCAGGGGAGGCGGTCGTCGCTGTGATGAGTGAGATTGAAGAGAAAGATGCAGAGGGAAAACGCATCCTAGAGAAAGAAGACAAGGTGGCTCCCAAGAGGAAGAATATAAGGAAACGCAGGCGATCAGCCAAACTTCAACGTGACAAAGAGGCAAATTCCAGTGCTTCCTTTGTAGAGACCGTTCTCTCATGGCTGTTGACAGTTTTCCTATGGTGGCAGGCCTTCTCATCAAGGAAGTTCCCCTTGTCCATAT GGATTGTATTTTTGATATTCATGTCCAGGATGCCATGTGGCGTTGAGGGTCTCTTTATTGATACAAGCAACG ATCACTGGAACGTGTCATGCATTGCCTGTAAGAGTCCTGGATGTGCTGTGAATAAGATATGGTGTGGGGAGGATGAGCTGTTGAAGGGTTTACAGATTCCACCCTGCACAAGCATTCCTCAAAAGCCGAAGACTGCTTGCCACCATGATGGTCGGGCATATGTGCTTATGGATAAGGAGGTCGAGTGTAATATGGAATATTTGGCTAACTATGTCTCCTCTGAGAAGACAG AGTGTCCACCATTGTTGGAGGCTATTCAAG GCAACAACACTTTGTCACCCCCACCTCTCAATG GTTCATCATCTGTAGGCGTCATTGTCACTTCAGTTCTTT GCTCTGTTGGTGTCATTGTCATTGTCGTctatttgatcag ACACAAGCATCAGGGTGCCAGTAGAAACCA AGATGAAGAGACTGAGATGAGCGCTCTGAACAACGGTACCAATCAGAATGGAGGTCCTGCCAATAG AGACAATAATGAAGAGGTGGCTGTGAACATGCTTGAGGGCCCCTGA
- the LOC106580408 gene encoding uncharacterized protein isoform X3 produces the protein MARGGTECDSPVVHGERECHTMQKLKFAQKTSTLPIKSHALPTCTDDDDGPIVWGFSEERPINKIGKSIKQSQKWYNNAELKQSLMETGVENGVEEKASIANGESSGGNVEELKGDIAENELEEKSDASVVQVEYVDDKACVEYREGDGLATGGVEEVIEIAAEVEYEDGMRAEMKGGKGTDRYESGEAVVAVMSEIEEKDAEGKRILEKEDKVAPKRKNIRKRRRSAKLQRDKEANSSASFVETVLSWLLTVFLWWQAFSSRKFPLSIWIVFLIFMSRMPCGVEGLFIDTSNDHWNVSCIACKSPGCAVNKIWCGEDELLKGLQIPPCTSIPQKPKTACHHDGRAYVLMDKEVECNMEYLANYVSSEKTECPPLLEAIQGIYSNNTLSPPPLNGSSSVGVIVTSVLLPDPAGIILLRGDKR, from the exons ATGGCACGTGGTGGTACTGAATGCGATAGCCCTGTGGTGCATGGGGAGAGGGAATGCCATACCATGCAGAAACTCAA ATTTGCACAGAAAACGAGTACATTGCCTATAAAGAGCCATGCGTTGCCGACCTGCACCGATGATGATGATGGCCCTATAGTTTGGGGGTTTTCTGAAGAACGACCCATAAATAAAATAGGGAAATCAATAAAGCAGAGTCAGAAATGGTATAACAATGCAGAGCTAAAGCAGAGCCTTATGGAGACTGGGGTAGAGAATGGTGTAGAGGAAAAGGCAAGCATTGCAAATGGGGAAAGTAGTGGAGGGAATGTTGAAGAGTTGAAGGGGGATATAGCTGAAAATGAACTGGAGGAAAAGAGTGATGCTTCAGTTGTCCAAGTAGAGTATGTGGATGACAAAGcctgtgtggagtacagagagggagatggtctTGCCACAGGGGGAGTAGAGGAAGTGATTGAGATAGCTGCTGAGGTGGAGTATGAAGATGGAATGAGAGCTGAAATGAAAGGGGGAAAGGGGACAGACCGTTATGAGTCAGGGGAGGCGGTCGTCGCTGTGATGAGTGAGATTGAAGAGAAAGATGCAGAGGGAAAACGCATCCTAGAGAAAGAAGACAAGGTGGCTCCCAAGAGGAAGAATATAAGGAAACGCAGGCGATCAGCCAAACTTCAACGTGACAAAGAGGCAAATTCCAGTGCTTCCTTTGTAGAGACCGTTCTCTCATGGCTGTTGACAGTTTTCCTATGGTGGCAGGCCTTCTCATCAAGGAAGTTCCCCTTGTCCATAT GGATTGTATTTTTGATATTCATGTCCAGGATGCCATGTGGCGTTGAGGGTCTCTTTATTGATACAAGCAACG ATCACTGGAACGTGTCATGCATTGCCTGTAAGAGTCCTGGATGTGCTGTGAATAAGATATGGTGTGGGGAGGATGAGCTGTTGAAGGGTTTACAGATTCCACCCTGCACAAGCATTCCTCAAAAGCCGAAGACTGCTTGCCACCATGATGGTCGGGCATATGTGCTTATGGATAAGGAGGTCGAGTGTAATATGGAATATTTGGCTAACTATGTCTCCTCTGAGAAGACAG AGTGTCCACCATTGTTGGAGGCTATTCAAGGTATATACA GCAACAACACTTTGTCACCCCCACCTCTCAATG GTTCATCATCTGTAGGCGTCATTGTCACTTCAGTTCTTT TGCCTGACCCTGCAGGGATTATCCTGTTACGAGGTGACAAG AGATGA
- the LOC106580408 gene encoding uncharacterized protein isoform X4 produces MARGGTECDSPVVHGERECHTMQKLKFAQKTSTLPIKSHALPTCTDDDDGPIVWGFSEERPINKIGKSIKQSQKWYNNAELKQSLMETGVENGVEEKASIANGESSGGNVEELKGDIAENELEEKSDASVVQVEYVDDKACVEYREGDGLATGGVEEVIEIAAEVEYEDGMRAEMKGGKGTDRYESGEAVVAVMSEIEEKDAEGKRILEKEDKVAPKRKNIRKRRRSAKLQRDKEANSSASFVETVLSWLLTVFLWWQAFSSRKFPLSIWIVFLIFMSRMPCGVEGLFIDTSNDHWNVSCIACKSPGCAVNKIWCGEDELLKGLQIPPCTSIPQKPKTACHHDGRAYVLMDKEVECNMEYLANYVSSEKTECPPLLEAIQGNNTLSPPPLNGSSSVGVIVTSVLLPDPAGIILLRGDKR; encoded by the exons ATGGCACGTGGTGGTACTGAATGCGATAGCCCTGTGGTGCATGGGGAGAGGGAATGCCATACCATGCAGAAACTCAA ATTTGCACAGAAAACGAGTACATTGCCTATAAAGAGCCATGCGTTGCCGACCTGCACCGATGATGATGATGGCCCTATAGTTTGGGGGTTTTCTGAAGAACGACCCATAAATAAAATAGGGAAATCAATAAAGCAGAGTCAGAAATGGTATAACAATGCAGAGCTAAAGCAGAGCCTTATGGAGACTGGGGTAGAGAATGGTGTAGAGGAAAAGGCAAGCATTGCAAATGGGGAAAGTAGTGGAGGGAATGTTGAAGAGTTGAAGGGGGATATAGCTGAAAATGAACTGGAGGAAAAGAGTGATGCTTCAGTTGTCCAAGTAGAGTATGTGGATGACAAAGcctgtgtggagtacagagagggagatggtctTGCCACAGGGGGAGTAGAGGAAGTGATTGAGATAGCTGCTGAGGTGGAGTATGAAGATGGAATGAGAGCTGAAATGAAAGGGGGAAAGGGGACAGACCGTTATGAGTCAGGGGAGGCGGTCGTCGCTGTGATGAGTGAGATTGAAGAGAAAGATGCAGAGGGAAAACGCATCCTAGAGAAAGAAGACAAGGTGGCTCCCAAGAGGAAGAATATAAGGAAACGCAGGCGATCAGCCAAACTTCAACGTGACAAAGAGGCAAATTCCAGTGCTTCCTTTGTAGAGACCGTTCTCTCATGGCTGTTGACAGTTTTCCTATGGTGGCAGGCCTTCTCATCAAGGAAGTTCCCCTTGTCCATAT GGATTGTATTTTTGATATTCATGTCCAGGATGCCATGTGGCGTTGAGGGTCTCTTTATTGATACAAGCAACG ATCACTGGAACGTGTCATGCATTGCCTGTAAGAGTCCTGGATGTGCTGTGAATAAGATATGGTGTGGGGAGGATGAGCTGTTGAAGGGTTTACAGATTCCACCCTGCACAAGCATTCCTCAAAAGCCGAAGACTGCTTGCCACCATGATGGTCGGGCATATGTGCTTATGGATAAGGAGGTCGAGTGTAATATGGAATATTTGGCTAACTATGTCTCCTCTGAGAAGACAG AGTGTCCACCATTGTTGGAGGCTATTCAAG GCAACAACACTTTGTCACCCCCACCTCTCAATG GTTCATCATCTGTAGGCGTCATTGTCACTTCAGTTCTTT TGCCTGACCCTGCAGGGATTATCCTGTTACGAGGTGACAAG AGATGA